One segment of Radiobacillus kanasensis DNA contains the following:
- a CDS encoding beta-galactosidase encodes MINDKLPKIWHGGDYNPEQWDSEIWDEDIRMFKLSGIDVATLNVFSWARNQPDENTYNFEWLDDTIERLYKNGIYTCLATSTAAHPAWMAKRYPDVLRVDAYGRKRKFGSRHNSCPNSPTYRLYSERIAGKLAERYKDHPAVLIWHVSNEYGGYCYCDQCEKAFRVWLKDKYTTIEKLNKTWNTSFWGHTFYDWDEIVLPSMLSEEREGNESDFQGISLDYRRFMSDSLLDCYKLEYQAIRKQDAKNPITTNLMGTFPMLDYFKWAKEMDVVSWDNYPAIDTPVSFTAMTHDLMRGLKSGLPFMLMEQTPSQQNWQPYNSLKRPGVMRLWSYQAVGRGADTILYFQLRRSIGACEKYHGAVIEHVGHENTRVFKEVAQLGKELEGLSGSLLDARVPAKVAIVFDWENRWAIELSSGPSVALNYVEEVHKYYKAFYDANIQVDMVGVEEDLSKYDLVVAPVLYMIKDGFDKKIQEFVENGGTFLTTFFSGIVDENDLVTLGGYPGKLREVLGIWSEEIDALHPSSTNEIVMREKWSNKSSYSCNLLFDLIHTEGADVVAEYGSDFYKGMPAVTRNEFGKGKAWYVASSPDESFLKELMVQICTESAIESLLEVPAGVETTERVKDDTHYLFVLNHNSEKVQIDLKDGEYFDLLEGKSLHGKVELEEKGVFILRREKS; translated from the coding sequence ATGATAAATGATAAACTACCTAAAATTTGGCATGGTGGGGATTATAATCCAGAACAATGGGATTCAGAAATCTGGGATGAAGATATTAGAATGTTTAAGCTTTCCGGTATTGATGTTGCGACATTAAATGTTTTTTCATGGGCAAGGAATCAACCGGATGAGAACACTTATAACTTTGAATGGCTTGATGACACGATTGAACGACTTTATAAAAATGGAATTTATACTTGTTTAGCGACGAGTACGGCGGCGCATCCAGCCTGGATGGCAAAGCGGTATCCGGATGTTCTTAGAGTGGATGCATATGGACGAAAGAGGAAGTTTGGAAGTCGACACAATTCCTGTCCAAATAGTCCGACCTACAGACTGTATTCCGAACGAATTGCCGGAAAATTAGCAGAAAGGTACAAGGATCATCCTGCTGTTTTAATCTGGCATGTATCCAATGAATATGGGGGTTATTGCTACTGTGATCAATGTGAAAAGGCCTTTCGAGTATGGTTAAAAGACAAGTACACCACAATAGAAAAACTGAATAAAACATGGAACACAAGTTTCTGGGGGCATACCTTCTATGATTGGGATGAGATCGTTTTACCAAGTATGTTAAGTGAGGAAAGGGAAGGAAATGAATCGGACTTTCAAGGGATTTCCTTAGATTATAGACGTTTTATGTCTGATAGTTTACTAGATTGCTATAAGCTAGAATATCAAGCCATTCGGAAACAGGATGCGAAAAATCCTATTACTACGAACTTGATGGGGACATTTCCGATGCTTGATTACTTTAAATGGGCAAAAGAAATGGATGTTGTATCTTGGGATAACTACCCGGCAATAGATACCCCGGTAAGCTTTACAGCCATGACCCATGACTTGATGCGAGGTCTAAAAAGCGGTCTCCCATTTATGTTAATGGAGCAAACACCGAGCCAACAAAACTGGCAACCGTACAACTCTCTTAAACGACCGGGGGTCATGCGTCTCTGGAGTTATCAGGCAGTGGGTAGAGGTGCAGATACCATCCTTTATTTTCAACTGAGACGATCCATTGGAGCATGTGAAAAGTATCATGGGGCGGTAATTGAACATGTTGGCCATGAGAATACGAGGGTATTTAAGGAGGTGGCACAATTAGGAAAGGAGCTGGAAGGTTTATCTGGTAGTTTGTTAGATGCCAGAGTCCCTGCAAAAGTGGCCATCGTTTTTGACTGGGAAAATCGGTGGGCAATAGAATTATCCAGTGGTCCATCTGTAGCTCTAAATTACGTAGAAGAGGTTCACAAATATTATAAAGCCTTTTATGATGCGAATATTCAGGTCGACATGGTCGGCGTTGAAGAAGACTTGAGTAAGTATGATCTTGTAGTCGCCCCTGTTCTTTATATGATAAAAGATGGTTTCGATAAGAAGATTCAAGAGTTTGTCGAGAATGGCGGGACATTCCTGACTACATTCTTTAGTGGAATAGTAGATGAAAATGACCTAGTTACATTGGGAGGTTATCCAGGGAAATTAAGAGAAGTTCTTGGTATATGGTCCGAAGAAATAGACGCACTACATCCAAGTTCAACCAATGAAATCGTGATGAGAGAAAAGTGGAGTAATAAGAGTAGCTATTCCTGTAATCTATTATTTGATTTAATCCATACGGAAGGAGCAGACGTAGTAGCTGAATATGGATCTGATTTTTACAAAGGAATGCCGGCCGTAACCAGAAATGAGTTTGGTAAAGGAAAAGCATGGTATGTAGCATCTAGTCCGGATGAATCTTTTCTTAAGGAATTAATGGTTCAAATCTGTACGGAATCTGCTATTGAGTCACTTCTTGAAGTACCTGCAGGAGTGGAGACAACGGAAAGAGTGAAAGATGATACCCATTATTTATTTGTCCTCAATCATAACAGTGAAAAGGTACAAATTGATTTGAAGGATGGGGAGTATTTTGATTTGCTGGAAGGTAAATCATTACATGGAAAGGTTGAACTTGAAGAAAAAGGGGTGTTTATTTTAAGAAGGGAAAAATCTTAG
- the pdxA gene encoding 4-hydroxythreonine-4-phosphate dehydrogenase PdxA, translated as MRSIIGLTMGDASGVGPEIILKALNHKETYKLAKPIVIGDYSILEREATSLNLGYQFHLINHPAEGKFEQGTIDCIDLKLLGRELPYGKVSAKAGNAAFHYIETAVRLAMDGKIDAICTAPINKEALHKGGHIYPGHTEILAQLTGTKDFSMMLSTPKLKVIHLTTHVGLLEAIDRINPDRTYNVIKLAHDTFAKAGKEDVKIAVCGINPHAGENGMFGNGEEEEKLVPGISKAQKENINVTGPYPADTLFYRAARGDFDVVVACYHDQGHGPVKVLGVESGVNITVGLKHGVIRTSVDHGTAFDIAGKNLADERSLIEAIKAAIDLSPKKNG; from the coding sequence ATGCGTTCAATCATTGGATTGACTATGGGAGATGCATCGGGTGTAGGGCCAGAGATCATTTTAAAAGCACTTAACCATAAAGAGACTTACAAACTAGCAAAACCAATTGTTATTGGTGACTATTCTATATTGGAGAGAGAAGCCACTTCCTTAAATCTTGGATATCAGTTCCACCTTATCAATCATCCTGCTGAAGGAAAATTTGAACAAGGCACAATTGATTGTATAGACCTAAAACTACTAGGTAGGGAACTACCTTATGGGAAGGTTTCTGCTAAAGCGGGTAACGCAGCCTTCCATTACATTGAGACAGCGGTTAGGTTAGCAATGGATGGGAAAATAGACGCCATTTGTACCGCTCCAATTAATAAGGAGGCTTTACATAAAGGCGGGCATATTTATCCGGGACATACAGAAATATTGGCACAGCTAACGGGAACGAAGGATTTCTCCATGATGCTTTCTACACCAAAACTTAAGGTCATTCACTTAACAACACATGTCGGTTTATTAGAAGCTATTGATAGGATTAATCCTGATAGAACCTATAACGTTATAAAACTAGCACATGATACATTTGCCAAGGCAGGAAAAGAAGATGTGAAAATAGCAGTGTGTGGGATTAATCCACACGCAGGTGAAAATGGGATGTTTGGAAATGGTGAGGAAGAAGAGAAGCTTGTACCTGGCATCTCTAAGGCGCAAAAAGAAAACATCAATGTTACAGGTCCTTACCCAGCAGATACTCTGTTTTATCGAGCAGCTAGAGGGGATTTCGATGTGGTGGTTGCATGCTACCATGATCAAGGTCATGGTCCAGTGAAAGTGTTAGGAGTAGAGTCTGGAGTAAACATTACAGTCGGTTTAAAGCATGGTGTAATTCGAACTTCTGTTGATCACGGTACTGCATTTGACATCGCTGGAAAGAACCTTGCAGATGAAAGATCTCTAATTGAAGCAATTAAAGCGGCTATTGACTTGTCGCCCAAAAAGAATGGTTAA
- a CDS encoding four-carbon acid sugar kinase family protein encodes MKIAIIADDLTGANDTGAQFARSGLNTSVLLESDEQSISELDVLVIDTDSRSLSKEEASCRVTKAAQFIKSLPFELVYKKMDSTMRGNIGTEIDAIYEVFNPDFVFIAPAYPENGRQVMDGHLFLNGIPIHETVFAQDPKTPITDSYIPNLLRRGTEREIGLIKQKDIEQGKKHIREKLLNYLNQDVSYIVFDSGVAEDLDQIVSWVKDFDFQVIWSGSAGLANHLKQYVIETQSTAIEHDIQKSIRPILTIIGSVNRQSRAQLKQLLAEKSVKGIEMLAYTAVADKTSIKNEIQRILREVEVAIEKNKDIVIYSSAELEEIRKANEIGAFHGLTPTMVSDKISEVLGDIARIIVDEFQISHLILTGGDTARKVCIALGTKEFRILDEIESGIPIGLLPYKRELVAITKAGGFGSADVLVHAAKFLRGEEIECVQSLD; translated from the coding sequence ATGAAAATAGCAATTATTGCAGACGATTTAACGGGCGCTAATGACACAGGAGCACAGTTTGCAAGAAGTGGACTCAATACTTCCGTCCTTTTAGAAAGTGATGAGCAAAGTATATCTGAACTGGATGTCCTTGTCATAGATACAGACAGTCGATCACTTTCTAAAGAAGAAGCATCGTGCAGAGTAACAAAAGCTGCTCAATTTATAAAAAGCTTACCGTTTGAACTCGTTTATAAGAAGATGGATTCCACGATGAGAGGGAACATTGGAACTGAAATAGATGCTATATATGAGGTTTTTAATCCGGACTTTGTTTTTATAGCACCTGCCTATCCAGAGAATGGACGACAAGTAATGGATGGTCATTTGTTTCTGAACGGAATACCTATTCATGAAACAGTATTTGCCCAGGATCCCAAAACCCCTATTACAGATTCCTATATCCCTAATTTACTAAGAAGGGGAACGGAACGTGAAATTGGGTTAATCAAACAAAAAGATATAGAACAGGGAAAGAAACATATCCGAGAGAAACTATTGAATTACTTGAACCAAGATGTATCTTATATTGTGTTTGATTCAGGTGTTGCAGAAGATTTGGATCAAATAGTTAGTTGGGTGAAAGATTTTGATTTCCAAGTGATCTGGTCAGGAAGTGCTGGCCTTGCTAACCATCTAAAACAGTATGTTATAGAAACCCAAAGTACTGCTATAGAGCATGATATTCAAAAATCGATACGTCCTATATTAACGATTATTGGTAGCGTTAACAGGCAGTCAAGAGCGCAGTTAAAGCAACTATTAGCAGAAAAATCAGTAAAAGGAATTGAAATGTTAGCTTATACTGCTGTAGCTGATAAAACCTCTATAAAGAATGAAATACAAAGGATACTAAGGGAAGTTGAAGTTGCTATAGAAAAAAATAAGGATATTGTTATTTACTCTTCTGCAGAGCTCGAAGAAATTCGAAAAGCTAATGAAATAGGGGCATTTCATGGATTAACACCAACGATGGTCAGTGATAAGATTTCTGAAGTATTAGGGGACATTGCAAGAATAATTGTAGATGAATTTCAAATTAGTCATCTAATTCTAACAGGCGGAGACACCGCAAGAAAAGTTTGTATAGCGCTAGGGACAAAAGAATTTAGAATTTTAGATGAGATTGAAAGTGGAATACCAATTGGTTTATTGCCTTATAAGAGAGAACTTGTTGCAATAACAAAAGCAGGTGGATTTGGAAGTGCAGACGTTTTAGTTCATGCTGCTAAGTTTCTAAGAGGGGAGGAAATAGAATGCGTTCAATCATTGGATTGA
- a CDS encoding carbohydrate ABC transporter permease: protein MRKAKRIVTYLFLSIASLFSLFPFLWMLVSMTNKSVDVTKGRLLPGTHFFENLKQLFLTVDMVPAFINSTIIAVITTFLTLFIASLAGYGFEMYRSRGKDMVFNILLLSLMIPFASIMIPLYRLFGDITPIFPSIGIDTLAAAILPTVTTAFFIFFFRQNTKMFPKELIEAGRMDGLSEFGIFFRIFVPTMKTTYAAAAIIAFMNSWNNYLWPLVILQSPENKTIPLLISTLGAGYAPDYGVIMTAIVIATLPTAIVFFFMQKHFVAGMMGSVKG, encoded by the coding sequence ATGAGGAAGGCAAAACGAATAGTTACTTATTTATTTCTGTCCATTGCTTCTCTATTTTCTCTCTTCCCTTTCTTATGGATGCTTGTAAGTATGACGAATAAATCTGTAGACGTGACAAAAGGAAGGTTATTACCAGGAACTCACTTCTTTGAAAATTTGAAGCAATTATTTTTGACCGTTGACATGGTGCCGGCTTTTATTAATTCCACAATCATCGCAGTTATCACAACTTTTCTAACACTGTTCATTGCGTCATTAGCTGGTTATGGCTTTGAAATGTATCGGAGTCGAGGGAAAGACATGGTCTTTAATATTTTGCTGCTTTCGTTGATGATTCCTTTTGCATCAATCATGATCCCGCTTTATCGCTTATTTGGGGATATAACACCGATTTTTCCTTCTATCGGGATAGACACGTTGGCTGCCGCAATACTTCCAACCGTAACAACTGCTTTTTTCATCTTTTTCTTTCGACAGAATACAAAGATGTTTCCGAAGGAGCTGATTGAAGCAGGAAGAATGGATGGATTAAGTGAGTTTGGCATCTTTTTTAGAATCTTTGTTCCAACAATGAAAACAACGTATGCTGCAGCAGCCATCATCGCCTTTATGAACAGCTGGAATAACTATCTTTGGCCACTTGTCATTTTACAATCGCCGGAGAATAAAACGATTCCATTGCTCATCTCTACTCTCGGTGCGGGCTATGCTCCAGACTACGGTGTCATCATGACAGCTATTGTCATTGCAACTTTACCAACTGCTATTGTGTTTTTCTTCATGCAAAAGCACTTTGTTGCTGGAATGATGGGTTCTGTGAAAGGTTGA
- a CDS encoding sigma-54-dependent transcriptional regulator — protein sequence MENINVLVVAPYPGLVELIYGIDKEELKGFQIHIERGDLEESLNILKKYEKKNIEFIISRGGTADLLRKFSSVPVIDIQVSGYDILRILTLLKGYQSRIEMIGFSNVIQNFESVSSLLDMDISYRVIHKSNEVESSLKDAKDKGAQIIVGDTITVRLANEHGLQGVLITSGKESVLEAFHSVKQMYAIAKTGNESTAMFRSALSQMKNGAVITNKEGNIQFINSTFQKILKLNNSPNNLFESFPFFKRIKELKEKGLPIVYQIEVENGYRFNVDCGIIRTLESSANQYLFELTESTKSEKHYGLQIVYSKNILDVYPQMIMSERDLSEAIEKATYRIESSRPVTILGEKGIGRRIFVSMLADKIGSGTIVEVEINHMDMKTLDDLIDLLMKENTDTFVYFVGIEKLTLAQQNRLVQHFEFIPPKLVFSFISTPELFSQNNLKLDVHLLSDLLDQIIYFTPLREREEFVEYVHMFLVQNNQKYGKQIVGIRPKALELLKSFSWNENFIELSGVMEEIVKNAKSEFIEENDITKLIGMVAPMQPFSNNLVPININQPLEDIEYDIIQYVLEKYQYNKSKTAEHLEINRATLWRKLNK from the coding sequence ATGGAAAATATTAATGTTTTAGTTGTAGCACCATATCCAGGGCTCGTCGAATTGATCTATGGTATAGATAAAGAAGAGTTAAAAGGGTTTCAGATACATATAGAAAGAGGAGATCTGGAGGAAAGTTTAAATATCCTTAAGAAATATGAGAAGAAGAATATTGAATTTATTATTAGTCGAGGAGGAACTGCTGATTTATTAAGGAAGTTTAGTAGTGTCCCTGTAATTGATATTCAAGTGTCTGGTTATGATATTTTGCGAATTCTTACCCTTCTAAAAGGATATCAATCTCGTATCGAAATGATTGGATTTTCTAATGTCATTCAAAACTTCGAGTCTGTATCCAGTTTATTAGATATGGATATTTCCTACCGTGTTATTCATAAAAGTAATGAAGTTGAAAGTTCTTTAAAAGATGCGAAAGACAAAGGGGCCCAAATTATCGTTGGGGATACCATTACAGTTCGATTAGCTAATGAACATGGGTTGCAAGGTGTGTTAATAACTTCTGGGAAAGAGTCTGTTTTAGAAGCATTTCACAGTGTTAAACAAATGTACGCCATTGCTAAGACTGGAAATGAATCAACAGCTATGTTTAGAAGTGCGTTAAGTCAAATGAAAAATGGAGCTGTTATAACTAACAAGGAAGGAAATATTCAGTTCATAAATTCTACCTTCCAAAAAATATTAAAGTTGAATAATAGTCCAAATAATTTGTTCGAAAGTTTTCCTTTTTTTAAAAGAATAAAGGAGTTAAAAGAAAAAGGGTTACCGATTGTTTACCAAATTGAAGTTGAAAATGGATATCGATTTAACGTAGATTGTGGAATCATTCGGACCTTAGAGTCTTCAGCCAACCAATATTTATTTGAACTAACAGAGTCAACTAAATCGGAAAAACACTATGGACTTCAAATAGTGTATTCCAAAAATATTCTAGACGTCTATCCTCAAATGATCATGTCAGAAAGGGATCTTTCCGAGGCTATTGAGAAGGCAACTTACAGGATTGAAAGCAGTCGGCCGGTCACTATTCTAGGGGAGAAGGGTATAGGAAGAAGAATATTTGTATCTATGCTAGCTGATAAGATCGGGTCTGGTACAATTGTTGAAGTTGAGATTAATCATATGGACATGAAGACACTAGATGATTTGATAGATCTACTTATGAAGGAAAACACTGATACTTTTGTTTATTTTGTCGGAATTGAAAAGTTGACATTGGCCCAACAAAACCGATTAGTCCAGCATTTTGAGTTTATTCCACCAAAACTAGTATTCTCGTTTATATCAACTCCTGAGCTATTTTCACAGAATAACTTAAAATTAGATGTACATTTATTAAGCGACTTATTAGACCAAATTATTTATTTTACTCCTTTAAGGGAAAGAGAAGAGTTTGTAGAATACGTCCATATGTTTCTTGTTCAAAATAATCAAAAATATGGAAAACAAATTGTAGGTATTCGACCAAAAGCATTAGAATTATTAAAGTCTTTTAGTTGGAATGAGAATTTTATCGAATTATCAGGGGTTATGGAGGAAATTGTAAAAAACGCAAAAAGTGAATTCATTGAGGAAAATGATATAACAAAGCTTATTGGAATGGTGGCTCCAATGCAACCATTTTCTAATAACCTGGTTCCAATCAATATAAATCAACCTCTTGAAGACATTGAATATGATATTATTCAATATGTGTTAGAGAAATATCAATATAATAAGTCCAAAACAGCTGAGCATTTAGAAATTAATCGTGCAACTCTATGGCGAAAATTAAATAAGTAA
- a CDS encoding hydroxyacid dehydrogenase has protein sequence MNILITEFIWPEGIQILESFGEVIYDPDLWNNSEALSELLESADTLIIRNQTKVDERLLDSAPNLKVIGRLGVGLDNMDIDAAKRRNIEVIYAKNANANSVAEYVFAAMFDASRKLNQANQDVQAGNWNRKLFTGSELAGKTLGLIGLGEIAKRVAIRAKSFGIRVLGYSPSASTYDFSTELGVEICSLGELLAQSDYISLHIPLTEKTKGFISMEQLRQMKHSAFLMNTSRGGTVDEKALVEAVQTRQIAGAYLDVIENEPIRENNPILYQPNIFITPHVAGLTEESQLRTSVLVAEEVAKVLQGKTSVCRVP, from the coding sequence ATGAACATCCTAATCACAGAATTCATCTGGCCAGAAGGAATCCAAATACTAGAATCTTTCGGGGAAGTAATCTATGACCCAGATTTGTGGAACAATTCTGAAGCGCTTAGCGAACTGCTCGAATCTGCAGATACGTTAATCATTCGCAATCAAACGAAAGTGGATGAGAGATTGCTAGACTCTGCTCCGAATCTGAAGGTAATCGGAAGACTGGGAGTTGGGCTAGATAATATGGATATTGATGCAGCTAAGCGAAGAAACATAGAAGTAATCTATGCGAAAAATGCAAATGCCAATTCAGTCGCAGAATATGTGTTTGCTGCCATGTTCGATGCCTCTCGAAAGCTGAATCAGGCTAACCAAGATGTCCAAGCAGGAAACTGGAATCGAAAGTTGTTTACAGGAAGTGAACTGGCTGGGAAAACACTTGGACTAATTGGACTAGGAGAGATTGCTAAAAGAGTGGCAATCCGCGCGAAAAGTTTTGGCATACGTGTTCTTGGATACTCTCCTTCTGCATCTACCTATGACTTTTCAACGGAACTCGGTGTTGAAATATGCAGTTTGGGGGAATTGCTCGCGCAGTCAGACTATATTTCGTTGCACATTCCTCTGACGGAAAAGACGAAGGGGTTCATCTCCATGGAGCAGCTTCGACAAATGAAACATTCCGCGTTTCTAATGAATACGTCCCGTGGTGGAACAGTAGATGAAAAAGCGTTAGTCGAAGCGGTTCAAACCCGGCAGATTGCGGGTGCATATTTGGATGTAATAGAGAATGAGCCTATTCGGGAGAATAATCCAATCCTATATCAACCGAATATTTTTATCACTCCACACGTAGCAGGCTTAACGGAGGAATCACAGCTGCGCACCTCTGTATTAGTAGCGGAAGAGGTAGCGAAAGTACTGCAGGGCAAAACATCTGTATGTAGAGTGCCCTAA
- a CDS encoding competence protein ComK produces the protein MIPILENYEINEKTKALIPQKHMEYRTLVIETGGKKYYINKTPIELIEHACIQGWSTLSGRRNAILKRTGFSRKVPILLDITRKIIAFPSKSPKSDECTWIFYHHILNILPDTKSGNSTRPSTTVLFKDGYKLHMEESYYIINNQYSRTLKFINMLPEYNEIV, from the coding sequence ATGATACCTATTTTAGAGAACTATGAAATTAACGAAAAAACCAAGGCACTTATTCCCCAAAAACACATGGAGTACAGAACACTTGTCATCGAAACAGGTGGAAAAAAGTACTACATCAATAAAACCCCTATCGAATTAATCGAACACGCTTGCATTCAAGGATGGTCTACTTTATCTGGAAGAAGAAATGCGATCTTGAAACGAACCGGATTTAGTCGCAAAGTTCCTATCCTATTGGACATCACCAGAAAGATCATCGCTTTTCCAAGTAAATCCCCAAAATCAGATGAATGCACCTGGATTTTTTATCATCATATCCTTAATATCTTACCCGATACAAAAAGTGGAAATAGTACCCGCCCCTCCACTACCGTTCTCTTCAAAGATGGTTACAAACTCCATATGGAAGAATCCTATTACATCATAAACAATCAATATAGCCGTACTCTAAAATTTATAAATATGCTACCCGAGTACAACGAAATAGTGTAA
- a CDS encoding alpha-galactosidase, which yields MPTYFNNATREFHLQTKEASYILHVLPNEQLGHLYYGKRITHRSSFEHLFYVRQQPNTANVLEDVPAFSLDIVKQEYPSYGTTDFREPAFQIQQESGSRITNFIYKNHRIYSGKEPLAGLPATYVEREEEATTLEITLVDDVLNMELLLQYSVFEEGNAITRSVLYKNNGQKPVTLNRALSASVDFFDSNYEMVELNGSWARERHIQVHKLIRGIQRIGSTRGASSAQHNPFIALKRTNADENQGEVFGFSLVYSGNFVAQVEVDHYEVARLMIGIQPFDFQWQLEPGETFQTPEVVMVYSDKGLNGMSQTFHQLYRNRLVRGSWRDRERPVLINNWEATYFDFNEDKLLGMAKQAKQLGVELFVLDDGWFGNRNDDSSSLGDWFVNKEKLPSGLKGLAQKVTELGLDFGLWMEPEMVSKQSELYESHPEWVIHVKDRSLSQGRNQYVLDFSNQEVVDYLYETIVGILEDAPISYVKWDMNRYMTEIGSASLPAFRQSEVAHRYILGVYQLYDRLISNFPEVLFESCAGGGCRFDPGMLYYAPQAWTSDDTDAVERLKIQYGTSMVYPLNSMGAHVSAVPNHQVQRITSLEMRANVAYFGIFGYELDIIQMKDAELQQLKEQIGQYKKWRSLIHNGVFYRLKSPFEDNQVGWMVVSPDRNEAVLAYYQILAKPNEGFKRLVCKGLDPDFKYMLDGGSDLFYGDELMNVGLCLDKYASDKLQGDFSSVVFHLKKEMRMNDK from the coding sequence ATGCCTACTTATTTTAACAATGCCACACGGGAATTTCATCTTCAAACAAAGGAAGCAAGCTATATCCTTCATGTCTTGCCAAACGAACAGTTGGGGCATCTTTACTACGGAAAACGTATCACACATCGAAGTTCTTTTGAGCATCTTTTTTATGTAAGGCAGCAACCAAATACAGCGAATGTACTCGAAGATGTCCCTGCCTTTTCATTGGATATAGTGAAACAGGAGTATCCCTCCTATGGAACAACGGATTTCAGAGAGCCAGCTTTTCAAATTCAGCAAGAATCTGGTAGCAGAATTACAAATTTTATATATAAGAACCATCGTATTTACTCTGGGAAAGAACCATTAGCTGGTTTACCTGCGACTTATGTAGAAAGGGAAGAGGAAGCAACTACTTTAGAGATAACTTTGGTGGATGATGTCCTCAATATGGAACTGCTCCTTCAATATAGCGTGTTTGAAGAAGGAAATGCGATTACTAGATCGGTCTTGTATAAGAACAACGGACAAAAACCAGTAACCCTGAATCGTGCACTAAGTGCCAGTGTTGACTTTTTTGATTCGAACTATGAAATGGTTGAGCTAAACGGTTCATGGGCGAGGGAAAGACATATTCAGGTTCACAAGCTTATTCGTGGGATTCAACGAATTGGCAGTACTAGAGGGGCAAGTAGTGCCCAGCATAACCCCTTTATCGCCTTAAAACGAACAAATGCAGATGAAAACCAAGGGGAGGTGTTCGGATTTAGTCTAGTCTACAGTGGAAACTTCGTTGCACAAGTGGAGGTGGATCATTATGAGGTAGCGCGTCTCATGATCGGTATTCAACCATTCGATTTTCAGTGGCAGCTTGAACCGGGCGAAACTTTTCAGACACCTGAAGTGGTCATGGTTTATTCGGATAAAGGGTTGAACGGAATGAGTCAAACGTTTCACCAGCTGTATCGAAATCGACTAGTGAGAGGTTCGTGGCGTGATCGGGAGAGACCCGTATTGATAAACAACTGGGAAGCCACTTATTTTGACTTCAATGAAGATAAATTATTAGGAATGGCAAAGCAAGCCAAACAGCTTGGGGTGGAGTTGTTCGTTCTAGATGATGGTTGGTTTGGAAATCGGAATGATGATAGCTCCTCATTAGGAGACTGGTTTGTAAATAAGGAGAAGCTGCCAAGTGGACTGAAAGGATTGGCACAAAAGGTGACGGAGCTTGGACTTGATTTTGGCCTTTGGATGGAACCGGAAATGGTTTCAAAACAAAGTGAATTATACGAATCCCATCCAGAATGGGTCATCCATGTTAAGGATCGCAGCTTGTCACAGGGAAGGAATCAATATGTACTAGATTTTTCTAACCAAGAGGTTGTTGATTATCTTTACGAAACTATTGTGGGGATTTTGGAAGATGCCCCCATCTCCTACGTCAAGTGGGATATGAACAGATATATGACAGAAATTGGTTCGGCATCTTTACCAGCATTTAGACAAAGTGAGGTAGCCCATCGTTATATTCTTGGTGTCTATCAGCTGTATGATCGGTTGATTTCTAATTTTCCAGAAGTTCTTTTTGAATCCTGTGCTGGGGGTGGGTGTCGATTTGATCCTGGAATGCTTTACTATGCGCCACAGGCTTGGACGAGTGACGATACAGATGCGGTGGAACGGCTGAAAATCCAGTATGGTACTTCCATGGTTTACCCTTTGAATTCAATGGGGGCCCATGTATCGGCTGTCCCTAATCACCAAGTTCAGCGGATAACGAGCTTGGAGATGAGGGCAAATGTTGCCTACTTCGGGATATTTGGTTATGAACTTGATATCATTCAAATGAAGGATGCTGAATTACAGCAACTGAAAGAACAAATAGGGCAATACAAAAAATGGAGAAGTCTGATTCATAACGGGGTGTTCTATCGACTCAAAAGTCCGTTTGAGGATAATCAAGTTGGTTGGATGGTTGTTTCTCCAGATCGAAACGAAGCAGTTCTTGCTTATTATCAAATTTTAGCAAAACCGAATGAAGGGTTTAAACGATTAGTATGCAAGGGGCTTGATCCGGATTTTAAGTATATGCTCGATGGTGGATCGGACCTGTTTTATGGGGATGAATTGATGAATGTGGGATTATGCCTAGATAAGTATGCATCAGACAAGTTGCAGGGGGATTTTTCTTCTGTAGTGTTTCATTTGAAAAAGGAGATGAGAATGAATGATAAATGA